ccctccccacctcctaacacaccccccccctcccactgacAAGCGCCTGAAAACCTGTAACTTTCAAACCTCAGGATCCAGAATAAGGAAGAGCAGGATTCGATCTTATTGTTTCTATAAGTTCAAAAGTTTGTTACAAATGTATAATCAAATAGTTTAAGAAATACAGTAACAAAATCCGTGTTAATTTAAAGCATGACTCTGATCATATTCATATCACTATGTATTGAACAAATTTCTCTTTACTCTGTATTTCACAAActgattattattaataaataaaacaaattaaaaaaaaaaattttaaagtgcTCTCCCGCTGGTACAGGAATCCGGTGAGGCTACAGCAAATAGATGCCCAGATCTCCCCtctgtgctggagatgccaggggaGCCCGGGAGATAtgttacacatatggtgggagtctACCCTGATAAGAGACCTCTGGCACAGTATTGAGCGACTATATAACTATGACCAGGACAGAGATGTCCTTTACTGCAGAGATGGCTCTCCTTCTGTTGCTCCTGGGCCCTATGGCCAAGATTAAGTCTCAGCTGTTAAGGCTCTTCATTCTTGCAGTGAGGATGACCATCCCTGGCCTATGGCGCTCTGCTTCTCCGCCCACGAGGATTAACTGggttgaaaaaaaatcaacatgttAATGAAGTTCgaagaggaaggaggggggagcatGAGACAGAGCGGAGCAGGATACACGATATCTGGAGTCCATGGATCTCGATGAGGGCATCCGACCCCTTTAAGAGATGGCTGGAGACGGGTCGCCGAGCTCTTAAATAATTATAGTGTAGTCCTGGGAGAGAATGTCTACAATGTCAGAGTGTGGTGGATTTACTAGGTGTCACGGGACCCACCGAGACGGGGTCCACAGAGACGAGCGGAGGCCATCCTCCCCTATCATCCTTCCCCCCACCCCAATTTCCCTgccctttgtttttttatttttaaacatgtCCTAGGAGTTAGGACGTgcgttttttcttttctctctggtTTTTCTTGTTACATTATTTTACCAAttctttttgttcttttcttCTCTTGTAGTTACATTTATATCTGGCTATGCATGGCAAGCTCTCAGATGTTCTTTATTAGGATGATAAGCTGTGGTATGGTTAAATCGTTACATTTTAGCTGAGACTCCAGATCCCATACTAtcttatttaattttatttaattttctctCATCTGCTGGCAAGCAACATATTATGTATATTAAACACAttaaaacctaataaaaaatgattgaaccataaaaattaaaaaacttgATACAAAGATGGAAGTGAACAGTCATGTGATGAAGGCAACTTCTGGGATTTTACTCTCTGCCTGCAAAAAGAAAAATCGTAACATGGAATTAATGATCTGGATAGTTGCTATAAACAAGGGTACACACTACAACCCCTCCCCAATTTCAATACTTTACTGCTATTATGAAAGTCTCTCAGTACATAATTTAACCTTAGTTCCTGTATTCTATGGATCAAGTAGGATACCAGAAggtcagaccctcaccaatcagatttATGGttaccggcgatcgcgtgcccgggtgGGGGGCTTACATTTCCTATGTGGTTTATGTTCTAGTCCATTTTAATTGGCACAAAACACAATATATTATCACGTGCTGTCTCTCACCTTTAGCTTCATAAAAATCTTTGCTGCCTGTTCAAAGTCCCAGCTGTTGTCCTGAAGACACCTGAGAAAGATGTATAGTTATAAAAAGTGGTATAGTACCAATTAACCCCTCAATGGCACATTCAGAGAGCTCCAATACGGTTCTTTAAAGAAGCTCTATGTTTTGTACAAATAAAGTTCTTACTTTTGAGACCATTCTGTATTCATTCCAGAAAACAGGGAAAATGCTTGCACCATATCTTGGTGAGCTGGTTCAAGAACAGGTACTTGACTGCTGGAAGGTGTAGGTGCTGGTTTGGCAAATGCTTTCCGAATCTCCTTTGTAGTGGCATTCCGTATGAACTGTTCATCATTCACTAAGAGAAGCCTGGGGGTTACAAGCAGGTTTCTGTTATTAATAAAGTAACCTGAAACATCAAAgagttatggtccttttacacgggacgagctgttGGGAAAACGATGCCCCacagctcatcccagtgatgTAACAGTACAGGAGCGAGAACCGCTAGCATTGCTCACAGGGCTGCCGGAACGGAGGCAGAGCAGATCGAGGAGCTCTCTCcccactcgcctccattcacagtaaacaataaggggttaaagagtaccCACACTTTTTTTCTGTAAATGTGCAGAACaggcgattctaagcatttttgcaatgttttatcagcctattctgtccatttttcctaaaaaaaaaaaaaaaaaaaaaaaacccctcttcTGCTAAGCAGCTAAGACAGGGGTGAGAAATCCATCTTCACCTAACTGCATACTAGTAGAGGGCGCTGCGCCAAGATGTGCCTGCACCCATTCTTTACAGACATATGTGTCCTTCTGTGTATGGCAATGCATGAAGAAGACTATTACGGTCTATATACTTTCCTTTCGTTAACGCTGTGCTCCCACTCTATCCCCCTTGTGCTTTACTGTCCACCCCGCGTCAGCTAGTCTCTGTAACGCTCAACTTTCCACATCCAAACCCTTGCTAGTTATTACCCAAGGTTGCTTGCACTCATCACTATGGCAACTAAACACAACAGAGGCAGATTACAATTATACagttagggccctttcacacaggataACCAGCGGTGATACCTCCTGTGTTTTTACGTGAGAAACGATCATCTCAAGTGAATGGACTCGGAGCGGGACGGAATCGTATTcacactaaaggctcatttagtctcaacgattatcgctcaaaagccgtcttttgagctataatcattgtgtgtatctgcactgacattgtgcagttttcgttaagccgtcgctcatcgttgtctttcagcatgctgaaagacgacgatgagccttatcagggactcacagtgggatacagctgatactattgtttaagctgtatcccgctccatgatgacaggctgggtataaagaacagaggggtccagctctgttctccataccccgctcatttgtataacagccgggcgctctgagcgagggacagctggatgcagaagacaagcggggacactctgCTTGTCTTTcgcatcctccactcggagcgctcggctgtataacagcgatcttttgagcgataatggtcgcgtctaaacgggccttaagaAGGCAGTCGCTCATAAacgcatgcataaactgaacaatgaacgagaagtgaacaattacttgtttgtcgttcagtcagtGCGTGCATTTACATgagacaattattgttcagagttgttcaaatACCTGCATAGTGTCCATGTAATCATTAGGCTATTGTGTTGTAACAGAGCATAATACAGAAACCAAAGTCAGGATTTCACGCGATTTTCACGGCCATGTGGAAGTGGACTTATAGAAACAGTAGAACATATATGTAGAGGCCCGTGTGgcgcagtgttaaggcagcaggaatgcagtcctaaactctcgctcatgacctgaaggttgcgagttcaggtagccggctcaaggttaactcaacagcgttccatccttccgaagtcggtaaaatgagcacctaacttggtggggggtaataagtaaattaCCTGAAATCGCAGAATAAGTTAACGCTatagaaataacaagatttattttttatttatttatacacaCCAAGACTTGCCAAATGGAGGCCAGAGAAACCCCGCTCTCCTTATAGGTATATATGGTACTAGTGTACCAtcaccaccagaagaatgggtgaagACAAAATGCAcacccacaacttgattggctgggcaggagaatgggtgTCCATCAGCTCCCCTCCCGCCTCGTGTCGCTCACCCCTCTGTCGCTCTCCTTCGTCCCCTTCCCAGTTCCtgtgctgtcagtctcctcgctgCCATCACACATTGCAGCGGTTACGCGAGGCAGGccggtaaggagactgacagcgtTTAACCGACTGCGCAGGAGCagagaggggagaaggcagagtgccggagccagtgacaggtgaggggATGGAAGTCTGTAAGCAGCGGACACATTGCAGCGCTGATGGGAGGCTGGCGGTGAGAGTCTCCACAGGGGACGCAGTGCGCCGGAGACGGTAGACGACAACTTCCAGGAGTTAAGATGACGTTACAGTGGCAGAGATGAAATGGCAGGTGGAGAACATGACAACACCAGAGGCGGGAGGAGAGATGGCAGAGCGCAAGGGACAGCTGAAGCCGGCAAGGAATAATAGGAGAGCAGCAAGAAAAGTCACTTACAGGAtcgccagcagcgacagcactCATTGCACCACGGCGGAAGGAGAGTGACGGGGTCCGCAGGAGCGGAGATGGGATGTCTCAGCCGGGAAAATGATGGGCACATATTCTCTTGCCcaaccaatcaagttgtgggtgttggttgtgggcgtgcattttgtctccacccattcttctggtggagacaagatacaccaataccggTATCTATTGCATAGGTAGGTCCCCCAACGGAAACAGGATACATTCATTATGAGCTATGCATTACTTCCTACTGGTTATATGGCACCAACATAGTCTATATTGCTGTACCTAtctgggctcacaatctaattacCCAATCAGTAGATTTTTTGGATTGAGAGAGAAAGCTGAAGGACAAGGAGAAAGCCCACACAAACAGTGAGGAgaaacaaactccatgcagaggtTTTCCATCATTGGTGGTCCGCAGTAACAGTGCTCATCACTGGGCATTAAATAAAATGGTTCTTTATGAAACTGATCTTGAGATTTCCTAATGCACTTACGCCTGTCACGCCGACACCATACTTACCAAAGCCAACAATACCACAATTCCTATTTGTATCAGTAAAAGAGGTTTCACTCACACCGAGGGCAActgatgtattaaaggggttgtcagagttttTTTGCAGACACGTGCCCCATGCAGTAATATAACTAACATCACTTCCCCGCTGTGTcccacccctcagctccaggttTCTCCTGTGACGTCATGTATacagcagcctgtttatgggatgtcgCAGGCTGTTGCAATCAATGGCAGCAGTCAATCGCccaagctctgtcattggctgcagcagcctgtgacatcccatgcatgactgcagcctgtaaacaaacaggtGCAGAGCAGCGGCACAGGAGACGCAGAGatttgggagaggtgagtatatgtttttggggaaaaaaaaacaaaaacaaacaaacaacccctttagggctccttcacagtggGGGATCGCGATATTACCatgagaaaatcacggcaaaattgcgCCTTTTTCCCAGCGATCTTTGAGCGTTAGCATTGCTTTTTCTTGCTAAAACATTGCTATTGCTCACGTTTTTTCCCCACATGATTTTGCCACAAATTTGtaacgcgaaagtcaataggactttctaatcgcACGTTCGGACTTTGAGATGCGATATTAAGGAGactccatagggagacatgggagagaaaaaaaatgtgcacatcgcagaaagaaaggacatgccgcgatttttatttcctcacaacatcgcatgagtaaaaaacatcgtaaatgtgaagaaaatcattagtttcagaATTCTGTGTTCTTACTCTTGCATTGCACGATTTTATCACAAGTATGGAGGCACCCTTAGGTTGTCCATCACAGAAAAGTGGCAGGCAGTAGTCAGGCACAGCTGGACAGCAGCTTCCTCTGAGATAGTACTGGAGACatgctcttaaaaaaaaaaaaaaagcaggggtGCAGTGTCCGCTCCCCTTTGGGGTAACGTGTGTCCTATATGAAAATTTATCACATGATGCTCAGCCACAGGGTTGCCAACCGTCCAGAAATTTCTGGAGAGTCTGTAAAAATAAAGGGCTTAGAAAAATATCACGGATGCATTTAATATTTTTAATGAGGTCGGTGTTTCCTTGAGCAGCTCGTTATGACTAATTAGgttacagctcacagtaaattATTATATGACCATTCATTGTGGTTTTCCAATAGGTTCGTCAAAAAATGTTGTTTGTCCATGATTCTTGAATAATTTGTCCAGGTCAGGTTTGCACCCGTGCTCAGCCGCCGACTACAGCCAGGTATCACCGCACGTTCCCACAGCACTAGCCTCATCCTAGATAGGCTGGCCTCACACCACCGGATTCCTATTGTGCAGCAAATCGCACGCATGAATACGAATTGAGTATTCTGCgagtagagggggaaaaaaaattagtaaaaataaataaataaaaaaatcacagcatgttttgaTTCAGGCTCCATGAAGACGGCctccaatgaagtgaatggaggccatccaacccgcagcccatacgcaattaacattgcgcacAGACTACGGGCACCCGCGTCATCGCTGTAAATGCatatattgaaaaagaaaaaaacctacaTAATCTATATTGCGGATGACCGACGGtgagcctccgcggtcatccaCGATATAGATTATGTAGGTACGCGAGATCGCCGGCCAGGGTCACAGCCGAAGTCCGTCGCGCAATCCCACATGTGGAAGCCGGCTCTCccttgtgcagccggcctaacctGGTAAGGactaagatttaaaggggttgtcccgcccccaaaactattttttttccccatgaatgccctgtagaggagaagcatcacacacaacagcctttcccataaaaaacgatattttcctcacctttttattccttttcttccccttataaaaaGCTTGCCTGaactttttaaagatggcgccactgGGTAGTTCCTatcatgcactgctgcctctctctcctcagcgtgcgcacTCCTgatgatgccggtcacatgactggaggaccggtgtcatggagacgcacgcttcactgctttgaatggagccggcagccggtggctccattcaaagcaacgAGAGGGCAGTGCGATCTCttgctactgctctgacagctgttagcaggagattccttcatctccccggcatgtctcctcatcactggacactgtgacaacagtgtcccagtgtccagtgatgaggggacatgctggggagatgaaggaatctcctgctacagctgtcagagcagtagcaaGAGATCCTGATCtgcagcagcactttcaataagcagaagatcgcgatcctctccttattgaaagtgaaagtagcaccaagcatgacacacacacacacgccccccccccctcacagtgcccacacacagtgccccctccaatgcccacacacatgccccccctcagtgccccctccactctgcccccccacagtccccccttcAGTATCCACACACATatgcccccccctcacagtgc
The Eleutherodactylus coqui strain aEleCoq1 chromosome 11, aEleCoq1.hap1, whole genome shotgun sequence genome window above contains:
- the LOC136582010 gene encoding nuclear RNA export factor 1-like isoform X2 codes for the protein MLLLVNDEQFIRNATTKEIRKAFAKPAPTPSSSQVPVLEPAHQDMVQAFSLFSGMNTEWSQKCLQDNSWDFEQAAKIFMKLKAESKIPEVAFIT
- the LOC136582010 gene encoding nuclear RNA export factor 1-like isoform X1; its protein translation is MFRSRLLLVNDEQFIRNATTKEIRKAFAKPAPTPSSSQVPVLEPAHQDMVQAFSLFSGMNTEWSQKCLQDNSWDFEQAAKIFMKLKAESKIPEVAFIT